Proteins encoded within one genomic window of Sphaerotilus montanus:
- a CDS encoding AAA family ATPase has product MLRRYSFTNFQSFSDTTEVSLLLNQKVQPLTWEHTPASSQRVSTVMGVVGPNGSGKTALLKPLVFLNWFMTRSFHLAPGTPIPVTPHLATPDRPIAFELEGEDDQGIWRYQLTLTAERVLHESLHEKRERFGYVFTRDWSAEQQTYAIRQQNFGLRPSEARKVRPNASLLSTAAQYGVKEVERWTTRVLGTNVNIEGRVPYHDNDLLDASEFFAAHPALRQQMTRLLRGWDLGLEDIELREQEFLPAGREGVVKVWIPHGIHRWRNGATHALPFWEESSGTRSAFILLSRLLPALASGGLVVIDEFENDLHPHMLEPILNLFASPRTNPHHAQILFTCHAAEVLNLLHKSQVMLVEKDATGESTAWRLDSVVGLRNDDNFYAKYMAGAYGAVPQV; this is encoded by the coding sequence ATGCTGCGCCGCTACTCGTTCACCAACTTCCAGAGCTTCTCCGACACCACCGAAGTGTCTCTGCTGCTCAACCAGAAGGTGCAGCCGCTGACCTGGGAACACACACCTGCCTCCAGCCAGCGCGTCAGCACTGTCATGGGTGTCGTCGGTCCCAATGGTTCCGGCAAGACCGCCTTGCTCAAGCCACTGGTGTTCCTGAACTGGTTCATGACGCGGTCGTTCCACTTGGCACCCGGCACCCCCATCCCGGTCACGCCACACTTGGCGACGCCCGACCGACCGATCGCTTTCGAACTGGAAGGCGAAGATGACCAAGGCATCTGGCGCTACCAACTGACACTCACCGCCGAACGGGTGCTTCATGAATCGCTGCACGAGAAACGTGAGCGATTCGGCTATGTGTTCACGCGGGACTGGAGCGCCGAACAGCAGACATACGCGATCCGCCAGCAAAACTTCGGTCTGCGGCCTAGCGAAGCCCGCAAGGTCCGCCCGAATGCATCACTCCTGTCCACCGCGGCCCAGTACGGAGTCAAAGAGGTGGAACGCTGGACAACCCGAGTGCTTGGCACGAACGTGAACATCGAAGGTCGGGTGCCCTACCACGACAATGATCTGCTGGATGCCTCGGAGTTCTTTGCAGCGCATCCTGCCTTGCGACAGCAGATGACTCGACTGCTGCGGGGCTGGGATCTAGGCTTGGAAGACATCGAACTGCGCGAGCAGGAATTTCTCCCTGCAGGCCGCGAAGGCGTGGTGAAGGTATGGATTCCCCACGGAATTCACCGCTGGCGCAATGGTGCGACCCACGCCTTGCCCTTCTGGGAAGAGTCCAGCGGCACCCGCAGTGCCTTCATCCTGCTGTCACGGCTGCTGCCCGCATTGGCCAGCGGCGGTCTAGTCGTGATCGACGAATTCGAGAACGACCTGCACCCGCACATGCTGGAGCCAATCCTGAACCTGTTCGCCAGCCCACGCACCAACCCGCACCACGCGCAGATCCTCTTCACCTGCCACGCAGCAGAGGTGTTGAACCTGCTGCACAAATCGCAAGTGATGCTGGTCGAGAAAGACGCCACTGGCGAAAGCACGGCATGGCGCCTCGACAGCGTCGTCGGTCTGCGCAACGACGACAACTTCTATGCCAAGTACATGGCCGGCGCCTACGGTGCAGTGCCGCAGGTGTGA
- a CDS encoding RloB family protein, which yields MGKNRPARHVKRTLLIVCEGDAEEALLRHLRQSYLRDQPGTGIALTIKNHHGKGGDGVLQTTIRIAQRDRHAWDQIAVMIDTDKDWGDAQRKQARAKGIQAIESSPCLEAWLLEVAGKRRPTVTAECKRLFLREFGAEAHGDSIHAIHFERHVLDAMRTQVSELDDLLTLLGVPS from the coding sequence ATGGGGAAAAACCGACCTGCCCGCCATGTCAAGCGCACCCTGCTCATCGTCTGTGAGGGCGACGCCGAGGAAGCACTGCTGCGGCACCTGCGCCAGTCGTATCTGCGCGACCAGCCAGGCACCGGGATCGCGTTAACGATCAAGAATCACCATGGCAAAGGGGGTGACGGTGTCCTGCAGACCACGATCCGGATTGCCCAGCGTGATCGCCATGCCTGGGACCAGATCGCGGTGATGATCGACACGGACAAGGACTGGGGTGATGCTCAGCGCAAGCAGGCCCGCGCCAAAGGCATCCAGGCCATCGAGTCATCTCCCTGTCTGGAAGCGTGGCTGCTGGAGGTCGCGGGCAAACGACGCCCGACGGTCACCGCCGAATGCAAACGACTTTTTCTGCGCGAATTCGGTGCCGAGGCGCATGGCGACTCGATCCACGCCATCCACTTCGAGCGCCACGTGCTGGACGCCATGCGCACCCAGGTCAGCGAGCTGGACGACTTGCTGACGCTGCTGGGCGTGCCGAGTTGA
- the pbpC gene encoding penicillin-binding protein 1C codes for MSLLRHVLAPVMSALVCMGTSPVALASALPAYPEVRAAHRPSALTLLDRQGTPLQSIRTDPTARRLPWVALTDFSPALRTSVVLAEDHRFHAHTGVDWSGLARSTWANLAGDGAKQGASTITMQLAGLIDTDHARPAQGRSVVGKLGQIAAARELEARWSKAQLLEAYLNRVPMRGELVGIPAASRVLLGKHPSGLDAAESALLAALVRGPNAARDVVVRRACALMQQQRLDCAALEPVASRALVPGASARAVQPAPPSDAPHYARHLLRSLKPPFPATLTTTLDAGLQRLAVQALRQQLAELSLRHIEDGAVLVLDNATGEVRAWVGSSGAALSDAAAVDMVLTRRQPGSTLKPFVYAMAFERRLITPASLLEDAPAQLMAGSGVYAPQNYDHAYHGWVSARNALAASLNIPAVRLGVMLTPDALFDRLNAYGLAIRQSGGFHGAALALGSAEVTLFALTNAYRALANGGRTANGRQVGTSAAAWLVGDILSDNAARAITFGLDSPLVTRGFAVVKTGTSKDLRDNWCVGWTDRYTVGVWVGNASGAPMQAVSGTVGAAPVWRTLVQALHDGQPSRPLPMPAGVVRQLVAGDAQPARIEHFLTGTEQAEIRRGGHTQAAAQYHGIASPQQGALYAIDPDIPPKVQRLVFEGEPGQWWLDGKRIGQGARVSWAPWPGRHVLELRLGGGRVETVRFEVRGASINSARPAASASRPAR; via the coding sequence ATGAGTCTCCTTCGCCACGTTCTCGCTCCCGTCATGTCCGCGCTGGTGTGCATGGGCACGAGTCCGGTGGCGCTGGCCTCAGCGCTGCCGGCGTATCCGGAAGTCCGCGCCGCCCACCGCCCCTCCGCCCTCACCCTCCTCGACCGCCAGGGCACCCCCCTCCAGTCGATCCGCACCGACCCCACCGCCCGCCGCCTGCCCTGGGTCGCGCTCACCGATTTCTCCCCCGCGCTGCGTACGTCGGTCGTGCTCGCCGAGGACCACCGCTTCCACGCCCACACCGGCGTGGACTGGTCCGGCCTCGCCCGCAGCACCTGGGCCAACCTCGCGGGCGACGGCGCGAAGCAGGGCGCGTCCACCATCACGATGCAGCTCGCCGGCCTGATCGACACCGACCACGCCCGCCCGGCGCAGGGCCGCAGCGTCGTCGGCAAGCTCGGCCAGATCGCGGCAGCCCGCGAGCTGGAAGCCCGCTGGAGCAAGGCGCAACTGCTGGAGGCTTATCTGAACCGCGTGCCGATGCGCGGCGAGCTGGTCGGGATTCCGGCGGCGTCGCGCGTGCTGCTCGGCAAGCACCCGAGCGGGCTGGACGCGGCCGAGTCGGCGCTGCTGGCCGCGCTGGTGCGGGGGCCGAACGCGGCGCGGGACGTGGTGGTGCGCCGCGCCTGTGCGCTGATGCAGCAGCAGCGGCTGGACTGCGCCGCGCTGGAGCCGGTCGCGTCGCGGGCGCTGGTGCCGGGTGCGTCGGCCCGCGCCGTGCAGCCCGCTCCGCCGAGCGACGCGCCGCACTACGCCCGCCACCTTCTTCGCTCGCTGAAACCGCCGTTCCCCGCCACGCTGACGACGACGCTCGACGCTGGCCTGCAGCGCCTCGCCGTCCAGGCGCTGCGCCAGCAGCTCGCCGAACTCAGCCTGCGCCACATCGAGGACGGCGCCGTGCTCGTGCTCGACAACGCGACCGGCGAGGTGCGCGCCTGGGTTGGCTCGTCGGGCGCGGCGCTGTCGGACGCAGCGGCCGTGGACATGGTGCTCACCCGCCGCCAGCCCGGCTCGACGCTCAAGCCGTTTGTCTACGCGATGGCGTTCGAGCGCCGGCTGATCACGCCCGCCAGCCTGCTCGAAGACGCGCCCGCGCAGCTCATGGCCGGCAGCGGCGTCTACGCCCCGCAGAACTACGACCACGCCTACCACGGCTGGGTCAGCGCCCGCAATGCGCTGGCCGCCAGCCTGAACATCCCCGCCGTGCGCCTGGGCGTGATGCTGACGCCGGACGCGCTGTTCGACCGCCTGAACGCCTACGGGCTGGCGATCCGCCAGAGCGGCGGTTTCCACGGCGCCGCGCTCGCGCTCGGCAGCGCCGAGGTGACGCTGTTCGCGCTGACCAACGCCTACCGCGCGCTCGCCAACGGGGGCCGCACCGCGAACGGCCGGCAGGTCGGCACGTCCGCCGCCGCCTGGCTGGTCGGCGACATCCTCTCGGACAACGCCGCCCGCGCGATCACCTTCGGCCTCGACAGCCCGCTCGTCACGCGCGGCTTCGCGGTGGTGAAGACCGGCACCAGCAAGGACTTGCGCGACAACTGGTGCGTCGGCTGGACGGACCGCTACACGGTCGGCGTCTGGGTCGGCAACGCCAGCGGCGCGCCGATGCAGGCGGTCAGCGGCACGGTCGGCGCCGCACCCGTCTGGCGCACGCTGGTGCAGGCGCTGCACGACGGCCAGCCGTCACGTCCGCTACCGATGCCTGCGGGTGTCGTGCGCCAGCTCGTCGCGGGCGATGCCCAGCCGGCGCGCATCGAGCATTTCCTCACTGGCACCGAGCAGGCCGAGATCCGCCGCGGCGGCCACACGCAAGCGGCCGCCCAGTACCACGGCATCGCCAGCCCGCAGCAGGGCGCGCTGTACGCGATCGACCCGGACATCCCGCCCAAGGTCCAGCGCCTCGTCTTCGAAGGCGAGCCGGGGCAGTGGTGGCTCGACGGCAAACGCATCGGGCAGGGCGCGCGCGTGAGCTGGGCGCCGTGGCCGGGGCGGCATGTGCTGGAGCTGCGGCTGGGTGGGGGGCGGGTGGAGACGGTGCGGTTCGAGGTGCGCGGGGCCTCGATCAACTCGGCACGCCCAGCAGCGTCAGCAAGTCGTCCAGCTCGCTGA
- a CDS encoding ankyrin repeat domain-containing protein — protein MLRAVVIAGAAWLGAALTASAQVAPSAAEVAAYTGLHAAAHRGDVARLKAQLAAGAPVDARDAAGRTPLHVATFARQRDAIRALAAAGATLGLLEHDRYDAVTIAAVADDEDTLRLLLSLGASAKLVTSRYDGTALIAAAHLGHDGVVRQLIAAGAPLDHVNNLHWTAAIEAVVLGDGGARHQATLKALLDAGANARLADREGRTPLELARARGFGEMVKLLEAVKR, from the coding sequence CTGCTGCGCGCCGTGGTGATCGCGGGTGCGGCGTGGCTGGGGGCGGCGCTGACCGCGTCGGCCCAGGTCGCGCCTAGCGCTGCCGAGGTTGCTGCCTACACCGGGCTGCACGCGGCGGCGCACCGTGGCGATGTGGCGCGGCTGAAGGCGCAGCTCGCCGCGGGCGCGCCAGTCGATGCCCGCGACGCCGCTGGCCGCACGCCTCTGCACGTCGCCACCTTCGCCCGCCAGCGCGACGCGATCCGCGCGCTGGCCGCGGCGGGCGCCACGCTCGGCCTGCTGGAACACGACCGCTACGACGCCGTGACCATTGCCGCGGTCGCGGACGACGAGGACACGCTGCGCCTGCTGCTGTCGCTGGGCGCGAGCGCGAAGCTGGTGACCAGCCGCTATGACGGCACCGCGCTGATCGCCGCCGCGCATCTCGGCCATGACGGCGTGGTGCGGCAGCTCATCGCCGCGGGGGCGCCGCTGGACCATGTGAACAACCTGCACTGGACGGCGGCGATCGAGGCAGTCGTGCTCGGGGATGGCGGGGCGCGGCACCAGGCGACGCTGAAGGCGCTGCTGGACGCTGGGGCGAATGCGCGGCTGGCGGATCGGGAAGGGCGCACGCCGCTTGAACTGGCGCGGGCGCGGGGGTTCGGGGAGATGGTGAAGTTGCTGGAAGCGGTGAAACGCTGA
- a CDS encoding GlcG/HbpS family heme-binding protein, whose protein sequence is MNRLAAALALTAVAAFGTLPAQAQAVRTERTISLDLATQIAAGAVAACQAGGYAVTATVVDRSGGVRAVQRADNAGPHTLAASHDKAFTSASARNTTLAMMEGAQKNPAAANLVHIPGFLLLGGGVPIKAGNDVIGAVGVGGAPGGHLDEQCAMAAIDKVKELLK, encoded by the coding sequence ATGAACCGACTCGCCGCCGCCCTCGCCCTGACCGCTGTTGCCGCCTTCGGCACGCTGCCCGCGCAGGCACAAGCTGTCCGCACCGAGCGCACGATCTCGCTCGACCTCGCCACCCAGATCGCCGCGGGCGCCGTCGCCGCCTGCCAGGCCGGCGGCTACGCGGTCACCGCGACCGTCGTGGACCGCTCGGGGGGTGTGCGCGCCGTCCAGCGCGCCGACAACGCCGGGCCGCACACGCTGGCCGCCAGCCACGACAAGGCCTTCACCTCCGCCTCGGCCCGCAACACGACGCTGGCGATGATGGAAGGCGCGCAGAAGAACCCGGCTGCGGCGAACCTCGTCCACATCCCCGGCTTCCTGCTGCTTGGTGGCGGCGTGCCGATCAAGGCGGGCAACGACGTGATCGGCGCGGTGGGCGTCGGCGGTGCGCCCGGTGGTCACCTTGACGAGCAGTGCGCGATGGCCGCGATCGACAAGGTCAAGGAGCTGCTGAAGTGA
- a CDS encoding response regulator transcription factor, which produces MTTAPLIHLIDDDAAVRDSLALLIGTVGLRVTTWAEPLAFLAGFDRQAIGAIVLDVRMPGLSGLTVLERLRAEGVDQPVVMLTGHGTVELCRRAFKSGAAEFLEKPVDDELLIETLQTAVRQHVRSRERHQADREARERHAQLSEREREVLGLIVAGLTNKEIARALGGLSPRTVETHRANLFAKLGAESLAQLIRRYAALVDEAPPAGHP; this is translated from the coding sequence ATGACCACTGCACCCCTGATCCACCTCATCGACGACGACGCCGCCGTGCGCGACAGCCTCGCGCTGCTGATCGGCACCGTCGGCCTGCGCGTGACGACCTGGGCCGAGCCGCTGGCCTTCCTTGCCGGATTCGATCGGCAGGCGATCGGCGCCATCGTGCTGGATGTGCGGATGCCGGGGCTGAGCGGGCTGACGGTGCTGGAGCGGCTGCGCGCCGAGGGCGTCGACCAGCCGGTGGTGATGCTGACGGGGCATGGCACGGTGGAGCTGTGCCGGCGCGCGTTCAAGTCCGGCGCGGCCGAGTTCCTCGAAAAGCCGGTGGACGACGAGCTGTTGATCGAGACGCTGCAGACCGCCGTGCGCCAGCATGTGCGTTCACGCGAACGCCACCAGGCCGACCGCGAGGCCCGCGAGCGCCACGCGCAGCTTTCGGAGCGCGAGCGGGAGGTGCTCGGGCTGATCGTCGCGGGGCTGACGAACAAGGAGATTGCCCGGGCGCTGGGCGGGCTGTCGCCGCGCACGGTCGAGACGCACCGCGCCAACCTGTTCGCCAAGCTCGGCGCCGAGTCGCTGGCGCAGCTCATCCGGCGTTACGCGGCGCTGGTGGACGAGGCGCCGCCGGCCGGGCATCCGTAG
- a CDS encoding sensor histidine kinase, whose protein sequence is MLSRRRSLLLGGLAWTLLSTLAAVGLAQSELTRLREAFDTDARIAHRLLSQRAAQHDAILATLNLLQPTRSGAEDDQPQQHLPAVYPQVLLVLQRDRGHDWRDAALQAADAQSRVLDRAVSVHIDLAQGRYLLVQHGEPASHALRLDLRAMVPWSEWPIRVDDPQRVSLQFGGQSLVLQAGHGAPDAAPWPYAFRKVLASPSQPFEVVVERGFGWADLPWGQMAGASALIAALLAAAAAWWRQRVARRRAEELLRLGQVARLNTLGELAAGIAHELNQPLTAVLASTQAARRLLADEEHDPADTPLLRQALEQAAAQARRASDVLLRLRRSVERPDAGRVLQPVALDVLVADTLHLLEPESARRAVVPQVVAAAAPVVVQGDAVAVQQIVHNLVMNALQALEQVDAAERRLVLTLDTDGDAGRLRVADTGPGIPDDALPRLFEPFYTTRPGGLGLGLSLCESLAQGMGGALAAEVNPPRGACFTLRLPRVAERP, encoded by the coding sequence ATGTTGTCGCGTCGCCGCTCCCTCCTCCTTGGCGGACTCGCCTGGACCCTGCTGTCCACGCTGGCGGCGGTGGGCCTGGCGCAGTCCGAGCTGACCCGCCTGCGCGAGGCCTTCGACACCGACGCCCGCATCGCCCACCGCCTGCTCAGCCAGCGCGCTGCGCAGCACGACGCCATCCTCGCCACGCTCAACCTGCTGCAGCCGACCCGATCCGGTGCGGAAGACGACCAGCCGCAGCAGCACCTGCCGGCGGTCTATCCGCAGGTACTCTTGGTGCTGCAGCGCGACCGTGGCCACGACTGGCGGGACGCCGCGCTGCAAGCTGCGGACGCGCAGTCCCGGGTGCTCGACCGGGCCGTGTCGGTGCACATCGATCTGGCGCAAGGCCGCTACCTGCTGGTGCAGCACGGCGAGCCGGCCAGCCACGCGCTGCGCCTCGACCTGCGCGCGATGGTGCCGTGGAGCGAGTGGCCGATCCGCGTCGATGACCCGCAGCGTGTGTCGCTGCAGTTCGGCGGGCAGTCCTTGGTGCTGCAAGCGGGCCACGGCGCACCCGACGCCGCGCCGTGGCCCTACGCCTTCCGCAAGGTGCTGGCGTCGCCGAGCCAGCCGTTCGAGGTGGTCGTGGAGCGCGGCTTTGGCTGGGCGGACCTGCCGTGGGGGCAGATGGCGGGGGCTTCGGCGCTGATCGCGGCGCTGCTGGCGGCGGCGGCGGCGTGGTGGCGGCAGCGCGTGGCGCGTCGCCGGGCGGAAGAACTGCTGCGGCTGGGCCAGGTCGCCCGGCTCAACACGCTGGGCGAACTCGCCGCCGGCATCGCCCACGAGCTGAACCAGCCGCTCACCGCCGTGCTCGCCAGCACGCAGGCCGCGCGCCGCCTGCTCGCCGACGAGGAGCACGACCCGGCCGACACGCCGCTGCTGCGCCAGGCGCTGGAACAGGCCGCCGCGCAGGCCCGCCGCGCCAGCGATGTGTTGCTGCGGCTGCGGCGCAGCGTCGAGCGGCCGGACGCGGGGCGGGTGCTGCAACCGGTCGCGCTGGACGTGCTGGTCGCCGACACGCTGCACCTGCTGGAGCCCGAGTCGGCGCGGCGGGCGGTGGTGCCGCAGGTGGTGGCCGCGGCGGCGCCGGTGGTGGTGCAGGGCGACGCGGTGGCCGTGCAGCAGATCGTCCACAACCTCGTGATGAACGCGCTGCAGGCGCTGGAGCAGGTGGACGCCGCCGAGCGCCGCCTCGTGCTCACGCTCGACACCGACGGTGATGCCGGCCGGCTGCGCGTGGCCGACACTGGTCCCGGCATTCCGGACGACGCGCTGCCGCGGCTGTTCGAGCCCTTCTACACCACACGCCCCGGCGGGCTCGGCCTCGGCCTGAGCCTGTGCGAAAGCCTCGCGCAGGGCATGGGTGGCGCGCTGGCGGCCGAGGTGAACCCGCCGCGTGGCGCCTGTTTCACTCTGCGGCTGCCCCGGGTGGCCGAACGCCCATGA